The nucleotide window AGGACGAGGAGACGAAGTTCATCGCGAAGCACATGCCCATCATGCTCGACGGGGAGGCGACCGGGGACGAGGAGGTCTCCGGCTTCCGCGACCTCGAACGGGTGGACACCAACTCCGCCAGGGGCGGGATGTGCCTCGTCCTGGCCGAGGGGATCGCGCTGAAGGCGCCGAAGATCCAGCGTTACACCCGCCAGCTCGACGAGGTGGACTGGCCGTGGCTCCAGGACCTCATCGACGGCACGTACTACGAGAGCGACGACGCGGACGCGGGCGATGGCGAGGGGGAAGACGCTGACGGGGAGGCGGCGGCCGAGAACGGCGACGACCTCGCCGAGGGTGAGTCGGACGCCACGGGGCCGACCGGCCCGAAGCGCGCCGAACCCGCGAAGAAGTTCCTGCGCGACCTGATTGCCGGCCGTCCGGTGTTCAGCCATCCCTCGGAACCCGGCGGGTTCCGCCTGCGCTACGGCCGGGCGCGAAACCACGGCTTCGCGACCGGGGGCGTCCATCCCGCGACGATGCACCTCGTCGACGACTTCCTCGCGACCGGCACCCAGATCAAGACCGAGCGCCCGGGGAAGGCACACGGGGTCGTCCCCGTCGACTCCATCGAGGGGCCGACCGTCCGCCTTGCGAACGGCGACGTCCGCCGGGTCGACGACCCGGCCGAGGCGCTCGAGATCCGCAACGGTGTCGAGGAGATCCTCGATCTCGGCGAGTACCTCGTGAACTACGGCGAGTTCGTCGAGAACAACCACCCGCTTGCGCCGGCCTCCTACGTCCGGGAGTGGTGGGAGCAGGACCTCGATGCCGCCGGTGCCGACCTCCAGGCGCTTAGGGACGACCCCCGGATGGATCTGGCCGACCCCGACGCCGACCAGGCGCTCGCGTGGGTCGAGGAGTTCGACGCGCCGCTCCACCCGACGTACACGTACCTCTGGCACGACATCTCGGTCGAGGAGTTCGACGTGCTCACCGATGCGGTGGCCGAAGGGGAGGTCACCGGCGGGGTTCTCGCGCTGGAGAACACGGACACGGTCCGGCGGGCGCTGGAGACGCTGCTCGTCGAGCACTCCCAGACGCCGGACGCCCTCCGCGTCCCCGACTTCCGGCCGCTCCTCCGTCAGCTCGGCGTGACCGACGGACTGCGACGCGAGTGGGAGTACGACGACCTGCCCGCCGAGGCCCGCGAGTGGGCCAGCGGCGACAACGCCGTGAAGGCGGTGAACGAGGTGGCGTCGTTCACCGTCCGGGAGCGCGCCCCGACCCGGATCGGGAACCGGATGGGCCGCCCGGAGAAGTCCGAGAGCCGCGACCTCTCGCCGGCGGTCCACACGCTGTTCCCCATCCGCGACTTCGGCGGGAGCCAGCGCTCGGTCGGCGAGGCCGCCCGCGAGCGGACCGAACACGGCCGCGGCGTCTTCGACGTGTTGCTCGGCGAGCGGATCTGTCCCGACTGCGACGAGAAGACGTTCGAGAACCTGTGTTCCGAATGCGGGACGCACACTGAGCCGCACTTCGAGTGCGAGGAGTGCGGGACGGTCTGTGAACCCGACGAGTCCGGGCGCGTCGAGTGCCCGCGCTGTGAACGCGAGGTCGAGAGCGTCGACTGGCAGCGCGTCGACCTGAACGCCGAGTACTGGGACGCCCTGGACGCGCTCGGCGAACGCGAGGCCGGCTTCGAGATCCTCAAGGGCGTGAAGGGGCTCACCTCCGCGAACAAGACGCCGGAGCCGATGGAGAAGGGCGTGCTGCGGGCGAAACACGGCGTCACCGCGTTCAAGGACGGCACCGTCAGGTACGACATGACGGACCTCCCGGTCACCGCGGTCCGGCCCGAGGAGCTCGACGTGACCGCCGAGCACTTCCGCGAACTCGGCTACGAGACCGACATCGACGGCGAGCCGCTGGTCCACGACGAGCAGCTGGTCGAGCTGAAGGTGCAGGACATCGTCCTCTCCGACGGCGCCGCCGACCACATGATGAAGACGGCCGACTTCGTCGACGAGCTGCTCACGGACTTCTACGACCTGGACCCGTTCTACGAGGTGAACGGGCGCGACGACCTCGTCGGCGAACTCGTGTTCGGGATGGCCCCCCACACCAGCGCGGCGGTCGTCGGGAGGGTGATCGGGTTCACGTCGGCCGCCGTCGGCTACGCGCATCCGTACTTCCACGCCGCGAAACGTCGGAACTGTGACGGCGACGAGGACTGCGTGATGCTCCTGATGGACGGGCTCCTCAACTTCTCGAAGCAGTTCCTCCCGGACAAACGGGGCGGGCAGATGGACGCCCCGCTGGTCATGTCCTCACGCATCGACCCCAGCGAGATCGACGACGAGGCGCACAACATGGACATCGTCCGGACGTACCCGCGGGAGTTCTACGAGGCGACTCTGGAGATGGCCGACCCGGAGGAGGTGGACATCAGGATCGGCGACGACACGCTCGGCACCGACGACGAGTACCGCGGGTTCCACCACACCCACGACACCACCGACATCGCGCTCGGGCCGGACCTCTCGGCGTACAAGACGCTCGGCTCGATGATGGACAAGATGGACGCCCAGCTCGCGCTGGCGCGGAAGCTCCGCGCGGTCGACGAGACCGACGTGGCCGAGCGCGTCATCGAGTACCACTTCCTGCCGGACCTCATCGGGAACCTCCGCGCGTTCTCCCGACAGGAGACGCGGTGCCTGGACTGCGGGGAGAAGTACCGCCGGGTGCCGCTCACGGGCGACTGCCGGGAGTGCGGGGGACGGATGACGCTCACGGTCCACCAGGGGTCGGTGAACAAGTACATGGACACCGCCATCCGCGTCGCCGACGAGTTCGACTGCCGCGAGTACACGAAACAGCGCCTCGAGATCCTCGAACGTTCGCTGGAGTCGGTGTTCGAGAACGACAAGAATAGGCCCTCGACCATTGCAGATTTCATGTGAAACCAGTAGAGGAGACGGACCTACGCCTGCAAAAAACCAAGCAGAAAAACGCCCTATCTAATTATACTTTGCAAGTCTACTTCGCGTATCGTCCCTCCTCAGGTTGAATGGTAAGTACAGAGAATCAACATTTCACCGCCAGCTCCAGCGGCCACTCCTAAAGTAGTGATTCGCGCAGACTACGTTGTACACGGGCTGCCAGTTGGGTTCCCTCTCTGGTTGACTATCCCCTCCCGCGAAATTCGGAGCCCAGATTGGCCTCACTCGGGATCTCGAGACCCGGGTATCGCCATTGCAACCCCGTAATACGCCCAAAGCAGGAGAAGAACGTTCCCAGTTGCGACGAGGAGCAGGACGAGACTGCTCATAATACCGACTTCAGTGGGGACGTTGATAAGCGAAAATTCGCCAACCTGAATAATCGACATCGTATCGTGAATCTCCGAGCGTTCCGGTCGTTCTCGCCAGTAGTTCCACGCCAGAAGCAACATGGTGCCGAGCGCGAGGGACACGATCGCTCGAAGCCACGCGCGAGCATACCTCAGCGTTCCTGCGGCGTCGGCGAGGTGATGTGGGGAGAATCCACGACGAAGGTCGCGCGTACGTGCGACGAGAACCAGCGCAGCAGGATACAGGTACGTCGCGAGGAGCGAGAGGGTAGCGAAGGCGATGAGGGCGAGGAACGGGTCTATCGGTGTCCTCGAAAGCCAAGCCGGCCAGACGGCGATCAAGAGGTTGTAGATATTACGAGCGAGATACCACGATCCGACGACGAATGCTGGCACTCCCGTCAATACATTACCGACCACCGCGTGCGGCCACGAGTTCTGACTATTCCAGATAAAGAGGAACAGTAGTGGGGGGAGTCCATACACGACCCAGAGCCCGATAGCTCGCACCCCGTCGGCGATGAGTCCCCACAGCGGGCCGAACGATGGGATGGTGGTGTTCGTCGACGAGTCGTTAGCGCGGACGAGTCCGGCCACGTAGCCCATCAGCAGGACGACGGACGGGACCGACCAGAATGCGCCGAGCAGGACGGCGACGAGGATGGTTTGCCCGGAGCGGATGTTCTGACTGACGAACGTGACTACCTCAGAGTCTAGCCGCGAGTGGAGGTGGTCCCCGAGCGAGAATTTGTCCCGTGGCGGGACAGAAACGCGGCCGAGCGCGGCGTATCCCACCAGGAAGATGGCGAAGCTCAGGAAGCCCCGGAGCAGTTCAAGCGACTCTCGAACAGCCTCGACGAGGATGGGAACGTCGACTGGAACGAGGACAGAGGCGACCAGTTGTGATGGCATGAGTAGAACGAGCGTCCCCACGAACCATGTGAGGACGAATACGATCCAGTTCCGGGCGTAGGTCAGGCTTCGGAGAATCGGACTGAGGTCAGAGAACGAAAAGCCGTCCGAGAGTGTTCCACGGGCAGCGAAATTCAACAGGGCGGCTGGACCCACATACATGGCGAACAGTAACCCGAGGAGGGCCGGGTCGACCAGCACGCCGGCTGTAACCTGCCCCGGTGCGGAGATCCCGATGTCGAGGGCAGTGTACAGTTGCAGGAGAAACGAGACATTCCCGAGTAGCGAACTGAAGATCGCGAGGAGGAGAGCGCTGCTACTTTCCGACTCGAAGATGGAGAGGTACCCTGCAAACGCGACGAGAATGTATACAGTCCAGATTACATAAGCTCGGACACCGTCGAATACCAATGCGACCCAACGGTCGAATCTGGGCGTGTCCGAAGGGTGCGGCGTGACGTCCTCTCCGGGAGCGGAGGGTGGAACGTATCTGAGAATCCGGACGAAAAAGCCCATCACCAAGAAGCTCGGTATGACCAGCCAGACTGCGTAGCCCCAGAGCAGTCCGCCGAGGAGAAGAGTCGGTCCGATGTTCGGTATCGAACGGACGTCTTGAGCAAGAGTCGAGGCGAACTGCCGGAGGGTAGTGCCTGCCTGCAAGAAATCGGCTGGAATCTGCACGTACAACCATGAACTTCGATTTCTGGAAAGGATTG belongs to Halorarum halophilum and includes:
- a CDS encoding DNA polymerase II large subunit, with product MRPDDERYFARIEDRLDEAFDRAGAAKGQGKDPVEEIEIPVARDMADRVENILGIPGVAERVRELEEEFSREEAALELVTDFVDGAVGDFDSREGKIEGAVRTAVALLTEGVVAAPIEGIDRVELLQNDDGTEFVNVYYAGPIRSAGGTAQALSVLVGDYARSLLGIEEYSARSDEVERYAEEVALYDTETGLQYTPKDEETKFIAKHMPIMLDGEATGDEEVSGFRDLERVDTNSARGGMCLVLAEGIALKAPKIQRYTRQLDEVDWPWLQDLIDGTYYESDDADAGDGEGEDADGEAAAENGDDLAEGESDATGPTGPKRAEPAKKFLRDLIAGRPVFSHPSEPGGFRLRYGRARNHGFATGGVHPATMHLVDDFLATGTQIKTERPGKAHGVVPVDSIEGPTVRLANGDVRRVDDPAEALEIRNGVEEILDLGEYLVNYGEFVENNHPLAPASYVREWWEQDLDAAGADLQALRDDPRMDLADPDADQALAWVEEFDAPLHPTYTYLWHDISVEEFDVLTDAVAEGEVTGGVLALENTDTVRRALETLLVEHSQTPDALRVPDFRPLLRQLGVTDGLRREWEYDDLPAEAREWASGDNAVKAVNEVASFTVRERAPTRIGNRMGRPEKSESRDLSPAVHTLFPIRDFGGSQRSVGEAARERTEHGRGVFDVLLGERICPDCDEKTFENLCSECGTHTEPHFECEECGTVCEPDESGRVECPRCEREVESVDWQRVDLNAEYWDALDALGEREAGFEILKGVKGLTSANKTPEPMEKGVLRAKHGVTAFKDGTVRYDMTDLPVTAVRPEELDVTAEHFRELGYETDIDGEPLVHDEQLVELKVQDIVLSDGAADHMMKTADFVDELLTDFYDLDPFYEVNGRDDLVGELVFGMAPHTSAAVVGRVIGFTSAAVGYAHPYFHAAKRRNCDGDEDCVMLLMDGLLNFSKQFLPDKRGGQMDAPLVMSSRIDPSEIDDEAHNMDIVRTYPREFYEATLEMADPEEVDIRIGDDTLGTDDEYRGFHHTHDTTDIALGPDLSAYKTLGSMMDKMDAQLALARKLRAVDETDVAERVIEYHFLPDLIGNLRAFSRQETRCLDCGEKYRRVPLTGDCRECGGRMTLTVHQGSVNKYMDTAIRVADEFDCREYTKQRLEILERSLESVFENDKNRPSTIADFM
- a CDS encoding DUF4013 domain-containing protein, which codes for MQIPADFLQAGTTLRQFASTLAQDVRSIPNIGPTLLLGGLLWGYAVWLVIPSFLVMGFFVRILRYVPPSAPGEDVTPHPSDTPRFDRWVALVFDGVRAYVIWTVYILVAFAGYLSIFESESSSALLLAIFSSLLGNVSFLLQLYTALDIGISAPGQVTAGVLVDPALLGLLFAMYVGPAALLNFAARGTLSDGFSFSDLSPILRSLTYARNWIVFVLTWFVGTLVLLMPSQLVASVLVPVDVPILVEAVRESLELLRGFLSFAIFLVGYAALGRVSVPPRDKFSLGDHLHSRLDSEVVTFVSQNIRSGQTILVAVLLGAFWSVPSVVLLMGYVAGLVRANDSSTNTTIPSFGPLWGLIADGVRAIGLWVVYGLPPLLFLFIWNSQNSWPHAVVGNVLTGVPAFVVGSWYLARNIYNLLIAVWPAWLSRTPIDPFLALIAFATLSLLATYLYPAALVLVARTRDLRRGFSPHHLADAAGTLRYARAWLRAIVSLALGTMLLLAWNYWRERPERSEIHDTMSIIQVGEFSLINVPTEVGIMSSLVLLLVATGNVLLLLWAYYGVAMAIPGSRDPE